Proteins from one Desulfonema limicola genomic window:
- a CDS encoding glycosyltransferase family 9 protein → MLTFPVLMCLKKYYSRIDGICSSQLGKLACDLGIFHKNISIESAWVSSLYSDIIDKKIKDLINSYTDIILFSFSKQLEKAVNSLRKKNSYIIAPRPPLLNTNKNLHTADHLAALLVKHKIIKHNDLEIFHSLEKTGKKYQIQFPGRILIHPGSGSRRKNWPVHNFIELYDSLEKSGHNPEFIIGPADEFLSREIKKDNYPRIINKPPDLIDLNNLLKTGALYIGNDSGVSHLAAFSGLTCVIIFGSSDPVRWSPKGRAVHVIRDKTLECLPCFETREDNCCNHLCLTSISVKQVLDTAENLIFYLKEFKTYT, encoded by the coding sequence GTGCTGACTTTTCCAGTGCTTATGTGCCTGAAAAAATATTACAGCAGGATTGACGGAATCTGTTCAAGCCAGTTGGGAAAACTGGCCTGCGATCTTGGTATTTTTCATAAAAATATATCTATTGAATCTGCATGGGTTTCTTCACTTTATTCAGATATTATTGATAAAAAGATAAAAGACTTAATAAATTCATATACTGATATTATCCTGTTTTCCTTTTCAAAACAGCTTGAAAAAGCTGTAAACAGTCTTAGAAAAAAGAACTCATATATAATTGCTCCAAGACCGCCCCTGTTAAACACAAATAAAAATCTCCATACTGCTGACCATCTTGCTGCTTTACTTGTTAAACACAAGATTATAAAGCATAACGACCTGGAAATATTTCATTCCCTTGAAAAAACAGGTAAAAAATATCAAATCCAGTTCCCAGGCAGGATATTAATTCATCCAGGCTCAGGGAGCAGAAGAAAAAACTGGCCTGTTCATAATTTTATTGAATTATATGACAGCCTTGAAAAATCAGGGCATAATCCTGAATTTATAATCGGCCCTGCTGATGAATTTTTATCCAGGGAAATAAAAAAAGATAACTATCCCAGAATTATAAATAAACCGCCTGACCTCATTGACCTGAATAATCTCCTTAAAACAGGGGCATTATATATAGGAAATGATTCTGGAGTATCCCATCTGGCCGCATTTTCAGGCTTAACATGTGTAATAATATTCGGCTCTTCTGATCCTGTACGATGGAGTCCCAAAGGCAGGGCTGTCCATGTTATAAGAGATAAAACGCTTGAATGTCTTCCCTGCTTTGAAACCCGTGAAGATAACTGCTGCAATCATTTGTGCTTAACCAGTATATCTGTAAAACAAGTCCTGGATACTGCTGAAAACCTGATTTTTTATCTGAAAGAATTTAAAACTTATACGTGA
- a CDS encoding IS4 family transposase — protein MDTSENIKLKLSEILTREEVNAIAKKTGFFQRTGKICPFDFLMVLIFRLAVSYPPALRLMVSFLEKDVSRSGLHQRFSEKAAEFVKCCLQTIIAKQTMKDQPVSIKLLEPFNRVIIQDSSSWDISPQLKEIYTGAGGSASKANCKLQFCYDYKTGSIILLEDTKGTEPDQAHGKQIKDIVKENDLILRDLGYSSYETFSDIAQKKAYFCSRFLTTSDVWELIDGKYVKVDFEKIFKQNDAGVELNVFLKGKGKDQYLPIRLIAFPVPQEIANLRRSRLHKNAAKKGRTCSPKGLFLCDWSMFITNASEDLIPSKMIRTLYRIRWSIELIFKNWKSILKIHVSSVRKNHWRIKCELYAKLILAVMVHSIHQKVHYSTWTIKKKEISFDSLWKYIIARAESLHGAVKKSASEYVAIINSSLPSIIKVCEKYHQPSRKTTLQMIDEMIGDVQHFKIIGKNCLT, from the coding sequence ATGGATACAAGTGAAAATATTAAATTAAAACTTTCTGAAATTCTTACTCGCGAAGAAGTTAATGCAATAGCCAAAAAAACCGGTTTTTTTCAAAGAACAGGCAAAATATGTCCATTTGATTTTTTAATGGTACTGATTTTCAGATTAGCAGTTTCATATCCTCCAGCATTAAGATTAATGGTGTCGTTTCTTGAAAAAGATGTCAGCAGATCCGGTTTACATCAACGTTTTTCTGAAAAAGCTGCCGAATTTGTTAAATGCTGTTTGCAAACAATTATAGCAAAACAAACAATGAAAGACCAGCCTGTTTCTATAAAACTACTGGAGCCTTTTAACCGGGTGATAATTCAGGACAGTTCAAGTTGGGATATATCTCCTCAATTAAAAGAAATATATACCGGAGCAGGCGGAAGTGCTTCAAAAGCAAACTGCAAGCTTCAATTTTGTTATGACTATAAAACAGGTTCCATCATATTGCTTGAAGATACCAAAGGCACCGAACCGGATCAGGCGCATGGAAAACAAATAAAAGATATTGTTAAAGAAAATGACTTAATCCTGAGAGATCTCGGATATTCATCATATGAGACCTTTTCAGATATTGCACAAAAAAAAGCATATTTTTGTTCACGCTTTCTCACGACATCAGATGTTTGGGAACTCATAGACGGCAAATATGTCAAAGTGGATTTTGAAAAAATTTTTAAACAAAATGATGCCGGTGTGGAATTAAATGTATTTTTAAAAGGTAAAGGAAAAGACCAGTATCTTCCGATTCGTTTGATTGCTTTCCCTGTTCCCCAGGAGATCGCAAATCTCAGAAGGAGCAGATTACATAAAAATGCTGCTAAAAAAGGACGAACCTGCTCTCCCAAGGGTTTATTTTTGTGCGACTGGTCAATGTTTATTACAAATGCTTCTGAAGATTTGATTCCTTCAAAAATGATTCGCACTCTTTATCGCATTCGCTGGAGCATCGAACTGATTTTCAAAAACTGGAAATCAATTCTTAAAATTCATGTCAGCAGTGTGCGAAAAAATCACTGGCGGATTAAATGCGAATTATATGCAAAATTGATACTGGCAGTCATGGTTCATTCAATTCATCAGAAAGTACATTATTCTACCTGGACAATAAAGAAAAAAGAAATCAGTTTTGATAGTCTGTGGAAATATATTATTGCAAGAGCAGAATCATTGCACGGAGCTGTCAAGAAATCCGCATCTGAGTATGTCGCCATAATAAATTCATCTCTTCCTTCAATCATAAAAGTTTGCGAAAAATATCATCAGCCATCACGAAAAACAACGCTGCAAATGATAGACGAGATGATTGGTGATGTTCAACATTTTAAAATTATAGGAAAAAATTGTTTAACTTAA
- a CDS encoding HNH endonuclease signature motif containing protein yields MYFERRLDKQTAENLKYRKRMFSLWKKQNGLCLVCKQRITEQTKWHKHQTIWKVDGGRDTLDNLVLLHPNCHRQLHSLKLKVKKPDSERGL; encoded by the coding sequence ATGTATTTTGAACGCCGTCTGGACAAACAGACTGCTGAAAATTTGAAATACAGGAAAAGGATGTTTTCCTTATGGAAAAAGCAGAATGGTTTATGCCTGGTCTGCAAGCAAAGAATAACTGAGCAAACCAAATGGCATAAACACCAAACCATATGGAAAGTCGATGGCGGCAGAGATACGCTGGACAATCTTGTTCTGCTTCACCCAAACTGTCATAGACAGCTGCACAGCCTGAAATTAAAAGTTAAAAAGCCGGATTCCGAAAGGGGTCTTTGA